From the genome of Colwellia psychrerythraea 34H, one region includes:
- a CDS encoding cupin domain-containing protein, whose protein sequence is MRTQTMSNQKIIRLSPNPQDFGHDCDDLDPQMFASELPVQHTHVYYEDDNLGLYIGVWDTSTMVEAAAPSPCDEFMYLLEGEVEIKNSKTGTMEKVQAGEAFVIPKGYDCQWHQTGYLRKFFVISEHPKEDIPTTPVVEGIIKLKVNNSSQMAIEDSTGVEIEPTNTPFVIKGKEPAQKHLPSYKDHTGKFIAGTWHSEAFNSEMQPFPRNEFIYLQSGSLVITEQEGDEQVFTAGDAFFVPQGALCSWRSIGDVHTFYAILQSS, encoded by the coding sequence ATGAGAACACAAACTATGTCGAACCAAAAAATTATTAGATTAAGTCCTAATCCTCAAGATTTTGGTCATGATTGTGATGACTTAGATCCCCAAATGTTCGCATCCGAATTGCCAGTTCAGCATACTCATGTTTACTATGAAGACGACAATCTAGGTCTTTATATTGGTGTCTGGGATACCTCAACAATGGTTGAAGCCGCTGCTCCTTCGCCTTGCGACGAATTTATGTATTTACTTGAGGGTGAAGTAGAGATAAAGAATAGTAAAACGGGTACGATGGAAAAAGTGCAAGCAGGCGAAGCTTTTGTTATTCCTAAAGGTTACGATTGTCAGTGGCATCAAACAGGTTATCTGCGCAAATTTTTCGTTATTTCAGAGCACCCAAAAGAAGACATTCCCACAACACCGGTTGTTGAGGGCATCATTAAGCTTAAAGTTAATAACTCAAGCCAGATGGCCATTGAAGATAGTACTGGGGTGGAGATCGAACCAACGAACACACCTTTTGTCATCAAAGGAAAAGAGCCTGCGCAAAAACATCTGCCTTCTTATAAAGATCATACTGGCAAGTTCATTGCCGGTACTTGGCACAGTGAAGCGTTCAATAGTGAAATGCAGCCCTTCCCTCGCAATGAGTTCATTTATTTGCAATCTGGTTCACTCGTCATTACTGAACAAGAAGGTGATGAGCAGGTGTTTACCGCCGGCGATGCTTTTTTT
- a CDS encoding aspartate aminotransferase family protein, with product MNNNQTKHGITQAQLDAHWMAFTGNREFKKDPRIIVSAQGNYYTDADGRKIFDGLSGLWCCGAGHSRPEITEAVSKQLKQLDYAPAFQFGHPKAFQLAEKIVEFMPKGINRVFYTGSGSEAAETSLKMARAYWRKKGLASKTKLIGRGLGYHGVNFGGISVGGIGANRSLFGPAVDADHLRHTMLDENKFVKGQPQTGVELANELLDLVALHDASNIAAVIVEPMAGSAGVIPPPVGYLNRLREICDQHNILLIFDEVICAFGRMGANTGAEAFGVTPDIINIAKQMTNGTIPMGAVIAKQEIYETFMEQGGPEYMVEFPHGYTYSAHPVACAAGLAALEILQTDKLIERVKDHSPYFEESVHNLKGCKHVTDIRSYGFAAGFTIDPVPGEPALRPYQIAMKMWQKGFYVRYGGATIQLGLPFTSEREEIDSLLSALGETFNEIA from the coding sequence ATGAACAATAACCAAACAAAACATGGCATCACTCAGGCACAACTTGATGCGCACTGGATGGCGTTTACCGGTAACCGTGAGTTTAAAAAAGACCCACGCATCATCGTTTCTGCCCAAGGCAATTACTACACCGATGCCGACGGTCGAAAAATCTTTGATGGTTTATCTGGCCTTTGGTGCTGCGGCGCGGGTCATAGTCGTCCGGAAATTACCGAAGCGGTGAGTAAACAATTAAAACAATTGGATTATGCACCCGCTTTTCAATTTGGTCACCCGAAAGCCTTTCAACTGGCCGAGAAAATTGTTGAGTTTATGCCCAAAGGGATAAACCGCGTTTTTTATACTGGCTCTGGCTCAGAAGCCGCTGAAACCTCACTGAAAATGGCGCGTGCCTATTGGCGAAAAAAAGGCTTGGCCAGCAAAACTAAATTAATCGGTCGCGGTTTGGGTTATCACGGCGTTAATTTTGGCGGTATTTCAGTTGGCGGTATCGGCGCTAACCGTTCGTTATTTGGTCCTGCCGTCGATGCTGACCATTTACGCCATACCATGTTAGATGAAAATAAATTTGTTAAAGGTCAACCCCAAACAGGCGTTGAGCTAGCGAATGAATTACTCGATTTAGTGGCGCTGCACGACGCTTCAAATATTGCGGCTGTGATTGTTGAGCCTATGGCGGGCTCTGCTGGTGTGATACCACCGCCAGTAGGTTACTTAAACCGTTTACGTGAGATTTGTGACCAGCACAATATTCTTTTGATTTTTGACGAAGTGATTTGCGCTTTTGGTCGCATGGGTGCCAATACCGGGGCAGAAGCCTTTGGCGTCACCCCAGATATTATTAACATCGCTAAACAGATGACCAATGGCACCATTCCGATGGGCGCAGTGATTGCTAAGCAAGAAATCTACGAGACCTTTATGGAGCAAGGTGGCCCTGAGTATATGGTGGAATTCCCGCACGGTTATACCTACTCCGCTCACCCTGTTGCTTGTGCAGCCGGACTGGCCGCCTTAGAGATTTTGCAAACAGACAAACTCATTGAACGTGTTAAAGACCATAGTCCGTATTTTGAAGAGTCCGTTCATAACCTTAAAGGCTGTAAACACGTCACTGACATTCGCAGCTATGGTTTTGCCGCTGGTTTTACAATCGACCCTGTTCCAGGAGAGCCTGCATTACGCCCTTATCAAATAGCGATGAAAATGTGGCAGAAAGGATTTTATGTTCGCTACGGCGGCGCCACTATCCAGCTTGGTCTGCCCTTTACCAGTGAACGCGAAGAAATAGATTCATTGCTCAGTGCTCTGGGCGAAACCTTTAACGAAATAGCGTAA
- a CDS encoding CoA-acylating methylmalonate-semialdehyde dehydrogenase — protein MNEVNVIGHLINGEMVNDDVRTQAVFNPATGAAEKKVALASKQTVEQAISAAQTAFPAWRNTPAIKRARVMFRFKELLEQHADTICRLIGEEHGKISHDAAGELQRGIENVEYACGAPELLKGEHSKNVGPNIDCWSEFQPLGVVAGITPFNFPAMVPMWMFPLAIVCGNCFILKPSERDPSSTLYIAQLLKEAGLPDGVMNVVNGDKEAVDVLLSDERIKAVSFVGSTPIAEYIYATANANGKRCQALGGAKNHAIIMPDADMDNAVNQLLGAAFGSSGERCMALSVAVAVGDEAADALVEKMTEAMKNLSVGAHDKASNDFGPVITQAHKDKVEGYITSAQNQGATIVVDGRQPHVEGYENGFFVGATLIDGVTADMDSYVAEIFGPVLQVMRVKTMQEAMQLINDHEYGNGTCIFTRDGEAARYFSDNIQVGMVGINVPLPVPVAYHSFGGWKRSLFGDLHAYGPDGVRFYTKRKTITQRWPSSGVREGASFAFA, from the coding sequence ATGAATGAAGTAAATGTAATAGGCCATTTAATCAATGGTGAAATGGTTAATGATGATGTGCGCACACAAGCAGTCTTTAATCCTGCTACCGGCGCTGCAGAAAAGAAAGTCGCTTTAGCGTCAAAGCAAACGGTTGAACAGGCCATTTCAGCGGCTCAGACAGCCTTCCCCGCATGGCGTAATACCCCGGCAATAAAGCGCGCACGGGTGATGTTTCGTTTCAAAGAATTATTAGAACAACATGCCGATACTATCTGTCGACTCATTGGTGAAGAGCACGGAAAAATATCACACGATGCTGCCGGTGAATTACAACGCGGTATTGAAAACGTTGAGTACGCCTGTGGTGCACCTGAGTTACTCAAAGGCGAGCACAGCAAAAACGTTGGCCCAAACATTGATTGTTGGAGTGAGTTTCAACCGTTAGGTGTTGTTGCCGGTATTACCCCGTTTAACTTCCCTGCCATGGTTCCTATGTGGATGTTCCCATTGGCAATCGTGTGCGGTAATTGTTTTATCTTAAAACCATCAGAGCGTGACCCAAGTTCAACCTTGTATATCGCCCAGTTATTAAAAGAAGCAGGCTTACCTGATGGCGTAATGAACGTCGTAAACGGTGATAAAGAAGCGGTCGATGTGTTATTAAGTGACGAGCGCATTAAAGCAGTGAGTTTTGTTGGCTCAACACCCATTGCTGAGTACATTTACGCCACCGCTAATGCCAATGGCAAACGCTGTCAGGCACTGGGCGGCGCTAAAAATCACGCCATCATTATGCCCGACGCTGACATGGACAATGCGGTCAATCAACTACTTGGTGCTGCCTTTGGCTCATCAGGAGAGCGCTGCATGGCGTTATCTGTTGCGGTTGCTGTCGGTGATGAAGCGGCTGATGCCTTAGTAGAGAAAATGACAGAAGCGATGAAAAACTTAAGTGTTGGCGCTCATGACAAGGCCAGTAATGATTTTGGTCCGGTCATTACGCAAGCGCATAAAGACAAAGTCGAAGGCTATATCACCAGCGCCCAAAATCAGGGAGCAACCATTGTTGTCGATGGTCGCCAACCACACGTTGAAGGTTATGAAAATGGCTTCTTCGTTGGCGCCACCTTAATTGACGGTGTTACTGCTGACATGGACAGTTACGTTGCTGAAATCTTTGGTCCGGTATTACAAGTGATGCGCGTTAAAACCATGCAAGAAGCAATGCAGTTAATTAACGACCATGAATACGGCAATGGTACCTGTATCTTTACCCGTGATGGAGAAGCAGCGCGTTATTTCTCAGATAACATTCAGGTCGGTATGGTAGGCATTAATGTGCCACTACCCGTGCCTGTTGCTTATCATAGTTTCGGGGGCTGGAAGCGCTCATTATTTGGTGACTTACATGCTTATGGCCCAGATGGCGTTCGTTTTTATACCAAACGTAAAACCATCACGCAACGCTGGCCTTCAAGTGGCGTGCGTGAAGGCGCAAGTTTTGCATTTGCTTAG